One Rosa chinensis cultivar Old Blush chromosome 3, RchiOBHm-V2, whole genome shotgun sequence DNA window includes the following coding sequences:
- the LOC112194342 gene encoding uncharacterized protein LOC112194342 encodes MDYNLPEGGIEAFHSLYERLSSYLVEKEAYDRVATLEVVHKELSDQEQDAEVDIQLAPAALDDTPPKVRDPIEKVNLGTADEPMKVAISAYLEPMVKSQKKGDHITDLRKRGIEVPEEKASEVINATAPRTKKELQRLLGKIQPFSPLLKLQGQAEFVWEPKHQEAFDRIKTYLASPPVLVPPRAGFPLKLYISAAEASIGSLLAQDDEEGIEHAIFYLSRTLTDCETKYTPMEKQCLTLYFSACKLRHYMLSFTTCIIAQTDLVKYMLSRPILRGRIGKWVLALSEFSLQYVPQKAVKGQAIADFLAHHPTLDIPTVRELEIAPITITRPDLARIPEYAIWYQATVSLQPWVLFFDGSRIETLAGARIVLENLAGDRFSYSFQLGFKCTNNQAEYEALIIGLEVLLELGIRDVQFDDVGLEYIPRERNFVANELAQLATGITLKYGVRERILKVERRMLPSWLVRPDPPDDPVVAVLEPIDVDWHIPLIQYLKQPDQTADKRTRFLALNYFLKDDELRRRGEDGIDFRCVYGHEAK; translated from the exons atggattacaacCTTCCAGAGggagggatagaggccttccactcgctgtACGAAAGACTATCGTCGTACTTAGTAGAAAAAGAGGCCTACGATCGggtcgcgaccttagaggtcgtccACAAAGAGCTCTCTGACCAGGAACAAGATGCTGAGGTCGATATTCAGCTCGCTCCAGCAGCGCTGGATGATACACCTCCTAAAGTCAGAGATCCTATCGAGAAAGTTAATCTCGGGACAGCAGATGAGCCTATGAAAGTGGCCATCAgcgcttacttagagccta TGGTGAAGTCTCAGAAGAAGGGTGACCACATCACCGATCTCAGAAAG agGGGCATCGAAGTCCCTGAAGAAAAAGCGAGCGAGGTCATCAATGCCACCGCCCCACGAACAAAGAAGGAGTTGCAGCGcttgctgg gtaaaatccagcccttctccCCATTGTTGAAACTACAGGGTCAGGCTGAGTTCGtgtgggagcctaaacatcaagaggctttcgacagaatcAAGACCTACCTCGCGAGTCCGCCTGTGCTTGTTCCTCCGAGGGCTGGATTTCCATTGAAGTTATATATATCAGCAGCTgaagcttccattggcagcTTGCTCGCCCAGGATGATGAAGAGGGCATCGAGCATGCTATTTTCTACCTCAGCAGAACACTTACAGACTGCGAAACCAAGTatactccaatggaaaagcaatgccttacattgtacttctccGCATGCAAGCTgcggcactacatgttatcttttactacttgcatcatcgctcagaccgACTTGGTCAAGTACATGCTATCGCGACCTATCCttagaggccgcattggcaaatgggtattggcCTTGTCCGAGTTCTCGCTACAATACGTTCCTCAGAAAGCAGTAAAAGgacaggccatcgcagactttctggcacatcaccctaCTTTGGATATCCCAACGGTGAGAGAGTTAGAGATAGCGCCCATAACTATCACCCGACCAGATTTGGCGCGCATTCCAGAGTACGCCAtatggtatcaagccacagtctcctTACAGCCATGGGTATTGTTTTTTGATGGTTCAAGAATTGAAACATTAGCAGGGGCAAGGATTGTCCTGGAAAACCTAGCgggcgatcgtttctcttattctttccaaCTGGGGTTTAAGTGTACAAACAACCAAGCTGAGTAcgaggcccttattattggcctagaagTCTTACTGGAACTAGGGATCCGAGATGTTCAG TTTGACGACGTTGGTTTGGAATACATCCCTCGCGAGCGCAACTTCGTGGCCAATGAGCTCGCTCAGTTGGCTACAGGCATTACATTGAAATATGGAGTTCGCGAACGCATTCTGAAAGTCGAGCGCCGCATGCTACCTTCATGGCTCGTACGGCCTGACCCTCCAGATGATCCAGTAGTCGCTGTCCTCGAGCCTATTGACGTTGATTGGCACATTCCATTGATCCAATACCTCAAGCAGCCAGACCAAACAGCTGACAAGAGGACTCGTTTTCTtgccttaaattacttcctcaagGACGATGAGCTGCGTCGGCGCGGGGAGGATGGCATAGATTTTCGCTGCGTGTATGGCCATGAAGCAAAATGA